The genomic region TTGGCGAAGCCCCTGGTGAGGAAATGATAGGCGCCATAAGGAAATTGGCTATTGAAGTTGAAGGCGTGAAAGGCGCCCACAATATATCCGTGCATGACTATGGCGATTACAAAGTTGCCACGCTACATTTGGAAGTTGGAGATATGGATATAAAAAGAGCACACGATATCGCCTCAGTCGTTGAAGATAAGATAAAGAAGGAGATGAATATCTCGACAATTGTCCATTTAGAACCGTACGAGAAATGATTCATATCAGCCAAGCATTCCTTTGATGATCGTATCTATCGCTTTTTCTTCTTCCAATCCTCTAGCCATAAGAGTTTCAAGTTGTTTTTTATCCACGCTACCTATCGCTGCTTCATGAGTAACCTTCGCTTTTTCATTGCTTACGTTCACGATCGGTATCGCCTTTGCAATAGCATTATCTTGAACAATTTCAGTGCAGTCAACATGTCCTCTAGCATAAGGAGCATTTCCTTCACTAATGTTAGTAACCTCGGATGAGGCGTTATCTTTTACGGCGATCCTCGATTTTATTACGCTTCTTGCGTACTCGCCGTTCAGAACAATACCTTCCTTGACCTTTATTTCATCGTTTCCCTTTCCATAAACTTTTGTTATCATCTCGCTAATACTTTCCCTTTTTGCATCTATTGAATAATCGATATCAAGCTTTCCCACTCTTCCAATGAGCAGTGAAAATGTGGTGTTGATTTCTCCATAGTTTATTATTCTTGCTCTAGGTATTACGGTAGCACCACCATAATTCCCATGCCAATGTATCTCTTCATATCGTAAGGATGCTCCTTCTTCGATCATAAATCTTGCATCCATCAAGTGCTTTACTTTCACTGCATTAGGAAATACGCAATGGGCTAGGAGACATGCTTTCGAATTCTTTTCTGCTATTATCTCTGTATTAATCCGCTGAATTCCTTCTTTTGGTATAACGCCAAAACACAAATGGATTGGTTTCCCTATCTTGCATCCTTCCTTTATTCGTAATTTAACGTCTACACCTTCCTTTATGCTCTCTTTTTCTAGGACCATACCTTCTACAGCATTGGCACTCAATATTTTATTTTCACTTACAAACAAATATGCCACATCTTTTGCTTTTGTAATGGATGGGTTTCCTCCCATGAATTTATATGCTTCTAGGAGACCCATTCTTTTTCACCTCTAAATATTTGCCAGAAGGACATTTCCCACACATTTTCCTGAAAAATTTAGTCACTTCCCAAGTACTACCATTTTTCACTAAATAGCCATCGCAGATCAAGCTCGCCTCGTCTGCTACCCTCGCTACTTCTTCTCTATGAGTAATTAGTAAGACCGTGATACCTTCTTTTTTAAGACTAACGATTACGTTGAGAAGGTCGTCTAATGAAACGAAATCTATTCCAGAGTCTGGTTCATCTAGAATAGCTAGTTTTGGCGTCATCATTATTATTGATGCTAGCTCTATTCTCTTTCTTTCGCCACCGCTCAATGAATCATCGATTGCTCTATTCAAACACCGTCTTGGATCTAGATTTACCATCTTCAAAGCTCTTTCTATATTGTTGCCACCTATGGAAAGATAATCCCTGACCAGCAGCCCCTCAAACCTAGCTGGTTCTTGCCACGCTAATGTTATACCCATTTTTGCTCTCTCATGTATTAAATGACTCGTGATGTCCTTTCCTTCAAAGAAAATTTTACCGGTAGAGGGCTTATAAATCCCCATGATTGTATATGCTAGGGTGCTCTTCCCAGAACCGTTCGGACCGATGACAGCATGAATCTTTCCCCTGTTAACTGATAAGGAAAGCCCTTTTATTATTGTCTTCCCGTTTCTTTCTACTTTTATTGAATCTATTCCAAGTATTTTATTGTCATTCTTTTCCATTAACCCCCTCCTACGGGTGGACATAGCGCTACCTCGTCGCCATCTTTTAGCAACTCTGTTCCATTTGCACGGTTATGATTTAATGATAATATAGTTGAATCCATTAATTTCCTTAATTTGGGGTAGTCGTTCATCAGCATTTTCAACATTTCATTAACGCCTGTCTTTTCCTTTAACTCAATTTCGATTTCCTTCTTACCAACAACTTCTCTGTGAGCAGAAAAGAATTTCACCTTAATCTTCATTTAATCCTCCACAACTCGGACATTTCGGGTCACGCTCTATTTTGATTAGATCATACGTCAGAAATTGAGCGTCATATACCAATAATTTATTCGTCAACAATGGTTCCATGCCTACAAAAAACTTGACGACCTCTGTTGCTTGAATAGTCCCAATTGTTCCCGTTACCGCTCCTAAAATAGGAAACTTTTTGTGAGAAGGAAAACGAGGATAAATACATTTCAGACAAGGAGTTTTCCTTGGTATTATGGTGGTTGCTCTTCCCTCCAATCCTTCGCAAGCCCCATGGAAGAGAGGAATACCTAATTTTAAGGAGGCATCATTGAGCAAGTATCTACTGGGGAAATTATCCATGCAATCAACTATGGCGTCAACATACTTTAACAAATCAGTCACGTTTCCTCTTCCTATTTTTTCTTTTATACCAATAATCTTAATATCTGAGTTCATTTTCATGATTTTTTCCACAGCGGATTCCACCTTGTTTTTACCTACATCTTCATCCCAGTACAATATCTGACGATTCAAATTTGAAACTTTTATTTTATCATTGTCTATGATTAATATGCGACCAATCCCAGCAACAGCCAAATATATCCCGACAGCTGAGCCGAGGCCACCCACTCCAGCAACTGCCACACTCACTCCTTTCAATTTTTCTTGTCCTTCCCTGCCAAAATTTGGTATCACGATTTGCCTATCATATCTTTCTAAATCTCTTTTTGTCAGCATCTTTAGCCTCCAGAGGATACTCGAATTATTTTTATCTTATCTCCATCTAATATCTCTTCATCTATAGGTATTGGTATATTATTCCTGACAATTATCACGTTATCTGGAGTTTGACCAATTTTTTTGATCAATTCGTATCCATTCAAACTATCAGAAAATTCCATTTCTCTTTCTTTTCCATCATAAAAAATTATTGCCTTTTTCATCTATCAACCTCCATGCTCTCTATTCCCTTGGATCTCAACATTTCGCAAATCCTGCAAATTTCTTTTATTACATCATTTCCATTTATTATGCGTTTTGCAGATTTTTTTATTTGATTTAATATCTGCTCGTTAATTATTCCCATTTTGCCTTTCCCTCTTTTATCAGATAGATATTGAGATATTGCAGCAGAACTTAGCCCCAATTTTTCTGCTACTTCCTTTTGGCTTAAACCATAATCTTCCATCATACATTTGGTTAGTTCTCTTCTGATAAATGGTAGGATGTACCACGTTGCGGTCTCGCAAGGTACTTTCATTCAGTTCACCAAAAATCCTATATACCGATTTTGTATATAGATTTAACGATAGTTAATTAAAAAGGGATGGTAAAATGAATGGAAAAAAATTTGTTGCAATGATATTGATAATATTGGTAATGTCACCGCTGGTGAGCACGATAAGTAGCAAAAAAAGCTATACGAACGTTGCCATCATGCCATATAGGGCTGACATAAGTATTACGGGAGTAGGTGTTGAGATAATGGAACCTGAAGATGGTACTGTTTTCCACCGTAGGAATGTTTCGCTTCGTTGTATGGCACATGCATGTTGTGGAGACAAACTTACTTACTGGGAATGGAAATGGATATGGGATAATGGAAGCTATAGTGACTCCAGTACAATCAACTATAAAACGGAATTTGAATTCTGGATAAACATATCCCTCTATCCAGGGTGGAATAAAATTGATGTTACTGTAAAGGTCGCTTCAGGCACTGAAGGTCATGATAATGTAACATTATACTATGACGGTCCTGTTGCAAACACGAATGGACCTTATGATGGAAGAGTGGGGAAGGAAATAAATTTCTATGGATCTGCGGATGGGGGATATAAGCCATATAAATGGCGCTGGGATTTTGGAGACGGAAACGAAAGCAACGAGCAGAATTCATCTCATACTTACACAAATACGGGGGTGTACAAGGTAATTTTAACTGTAACTGATAGCATGGAGTACAACGATACAAGCTATACAGTTGCCGTGATAGATAAGAGAGAGGATAATTTCACTCACACGGTTCTTGCGGAATATGGGACTCTCAGTACCTGCCCTCATTGTCCTCCCGCGTCAAGCCAGTTATATGACATTTATACTTCTGGAGACTACAATTTTTACTATGTTTCTTTAGTTTACGATAAGAATCATAGAGCAGGTAAGAGGTTGCAAGAATTAAATATAAGCGGTGTACCAGATGTATATTTTGATGGAAAATATACGCATGTTTTAGGGAAGCAATCTGATAATCAACCCTATAGAAATGCCATTGCAACTTGTGGCACACGAAATGTAACAGATATAGATTTAGATGTTAATGTTGAATGGAAGGGCAATGCTGCCTTGAGGATAAATATTACTGTCAAAAATAATGGTCCTGAGGGATACAAAGGGCATTTACGGGCATATATTGTGGAGCCTGTATCCCGATGGAACGACCAGCAAGGGAATCCATACCATTTTGGGTTTTTAGGTTTTGCATTTGATAGAAGTCTTTCTTTGGCTAAGAATGGGGTTAAGTCCCTCGGTGGTGATACATATGAGTTCACTACAACCTGGCGTGGTTCCCTACATGGATTCAGCGATATATCGGAAGATAACATAATGGTGATTACAGCAGTTTTTAACAAGGAGACAGGCTATGTTAATCAAATTGCTGCGGCAGCGCCAGCACAAAATGAAAATGATAAACAAGCAGTCGTTACGAGCGTCGGTGGTGGAGACGGCTATACAAACATAACCGTGGAAGAGGCATGGGAACTGTTGCACTGTCCCTGCAACGGGATACAGATTCCTATAGACGTCAGGACAATAAAAGAATTTGTAGATGAACGAATAAACGTTCCATCTGAAAGGGAAAAACCACGGTGGTTTCCGGTGCAATTGATGCAGCGTGAGGGATTATTGCTGAACCTCTTCATGTCTTTGTATAAGGGTCAGGAAATCATCCTCTACTGCAGGACCGGTCATCGGAGTTACAACGCAGTTCAAATTCTCATTGACAACAGCTTTGACGGAAAGATTTACAATATGGTCGGAGGTATAACAGCATGGAAAGAAGCAGGACTTCCAACTGTTAAAGGATTTATGGGACTGCTAACTTGGGATTTCCAAGATAAAGTGGTCGTTGGGATAAAAGGGTGATAATGTGCCAGAAGGAAAAATAACGAAGGACACCACTATCACTGAAGCTTTAAAATTCCCTCATGCAGAGGAAGTGTTGTATAAATATGGAATTGGATGCATGGGATGCCCGATGATGGTGCTTGAAAAAATAGGAGATATAGCTATAATGCATAGAATAGATCTAGATAAGCTATTGGAGGAATTAAATGGGGCTATTTCGGAAGGAAAAGGGAGACTGGTATAGCGAGCGGTCTGTCCAGGAGAAACGCGTATATGCCCATAAATATTTCTGCGCTATGAAAAGATTGCTGATTTTTGCCTTCATTATGATTTCGTTCATTTTATCAGGCTGTATCTTATATTCGCATACCTCCTCGACAAAGATTGTATCAATCACGCCCGATAAAACAGTGTATCACTCAGGTGACCGCATGACACTTTATATCACACTTAAATCATCTGACATAATAAAGAATGTAACTGTCAATGCCACCGGATTAGAAAATAGAATTGGGCAGATACTACTACATGAATCTAAGGTTACCAACCTCGTGAAAGGAATTAACAATGTAACATTTGAGTATACCTTACCCTCCTGTTCGCCATGCAATAAGTTAGACCCCGGTACATACCCCATCGATGTTACGATATCGTATGACGGAAAAATCATAGCACAAAGTACAGAGAATATACAGCTTGAACGATAAATTTACCTTTGGTAAAATATGTAAAAACGAAATGAGAGGAAAGATGAAGAGATTTGTATTTGTTTCATTGCTTGCATTTCTTATTATTGAAACAGCATCTATTATAACGCCTATATCATGTGCAAAAGAGAGCGAAGTGTGCATCGTATTTTTTTACAGCCCAACATGCCATGAATGCATGGAAGCAAAAGATAAACTGGATAATTTAAAAGCAATATATAATCTCAATATAAAGAAGTATAATGAAATCCTTGATGAAGATTTGTTGTTAGGATATTATAAGGCATTTGATGTACCCATAAAAGAAAGGGGTGCTTTTGCAGTATTTATGGGGAACAAGCATTACTGCAAGCTGTCCCAGTTTGATGGTATTGAGGAAGAAATAAAAAAGCATGTTGACACCGGGTTAAAATGCCCGGAGCCGTCTGAGGATGGAAATGCCGAGGAGACCGTGAAGGGATTTACCATACTGACAGTCATGGCAGGAGGGGTGATGGACGGAATAAATCCATGCGCTTTTGCTACACTCATCTTTTTCATTGCATATATGGAAAAAGTGAAATATGGAAGGAAAACTCTCTTGTCAGTAGGGATATCATTTTCACTGGCCGTATTTACGGGCTACTTACTTATAGGGCTTGGAATACTGGAATTTTATTATAGGATAGAAGAAGTTGGAATAATTTCAAAGTACATATACCTATTTGCGGGGTTATTCGCATTGATACTTGCCGCTTTTAACGTGTGGGATTATTTCAAGATAAGCAATGAAGAAAAGCCTGTACTTCAACTGCCAAAATTTTTAAAAAGAAGGAGAGGGAGAATAATAAAAGTTTTAACACAGAAGAGGGAAATATTGATTCTATCCTTGCTTGCTTTTGCCACAGGACTTGGCATTTCTCTGCTGGAATTTGTATGTACGGGACAAATACTTTTGCCCGTAATGGCGGTAATAAAAAGTGCGTCTTCTTTAAGGATGATTGCATTTGCATACCTTCTGCTATACAACACCATGTTTATTGTGCCTCTGCTTATTGTAATGGCTCTATTCTATGAGGGATATAGCTCTGAGAAATTGGGCGAGATGCAGAAAAAAAGACAAGGGACAGTAAAACTTCTCACAGCTTTGGTACTTGGTGTCATCGGAATATACATGCTTTACATTTTGACATAAAAAAATCTACTTACAAAGAATTTTTATTCAGTCCATCTGTTTATCTAACAGGAATGCTAAATGAGGAAAAACAATGAATTGTATAAGGCTGTTAGGAGATCCATACGATGCTTCTCTCATTATTTCATTTTTCCAGTTCTCCACGAAATCAAGAGAGATGTAAAACTCTCCTTTCCTTATATTCTTTCCAATTTCTTTATTCCGCTATCCGATCCCCCCTTAGGGGAATTACGGCAGAATAATGGCTAAACACAAATGAACAATGCAATGATTTTTATAAAAAAATTCGTTTATATAATATGCCCTTGAAACATCGCCACCCTGTCAGAAAAAAAATTGCAGATGATTTGATAAGGGAAATAGAAGCAAATCTCGGCTGCCGCATTTCATATGATGGAATTGCAGAGACTGCAGATATCAATGGCATAAAGCTTCTTTTGTTGGGCGGTATCGCTAGCATCATATTCCTTAAAGATAAGCCATTTCTAACTCTCAGCGGCATAAGCAGATATAAGCCTGAGAAAAGATTTGTAACGGTTGACAGAGGAGCGGTCAAGTTTGTCATCGGAGGGGCGAATATCATGGCACCCGGCATTATTGATGCGGATGAAAGTATAAGAAAAGGCGACATTGTATGGGTGAGAAATGAGGAAGGGACAGCACTGGCACTGGGATATGCATTGATGGACGGAATAGATATGGTTAAGGCGAATAAAGGTAAGGCTGTTGAAAGTCTCCACCATATCGGTGATGAGTTGTGGAAATTATCCGTTGAATTGAGTAAATCATGACATTTTTTGAGGCAAATACAGGTATAGGCAGATACGGGTGGTTGAGAGTTTCTCCTCAGGGGTGAGAAAAATATTTTGGAAACAATAAGAACAAACCATTAAAGAAATTATTTCTCGTAAATTTAAGAGAAGAATTTATATCTTAAATCTATGCAGGAATATGTTAGATTAAGAAGGAAATAAAAAAATGGTAATGGAATAAGAGAAAAATCAAAATGATAATGTTAATTGTATAAGTAATCCCAAGTTATTTCATATCCATAAAGAGGGATATCAAAATATTCGGTATAGATTATGTTACCTTCTTGCCATGTTTTCTCTAGATGATATCTCTCATTTGCCAGCATGTCATCCATTTTCTGTTTCGTAAATAAGACATCAAGCTGTGGTTCAAGAAATATCAAGCCCCTGTCACTTGTATTAACGGCAACTATAGCATGATCTCCTGGGGAAGTATCTAAATAGACGTATCCTGCATGGATATTTTCTTTATCTGCATTTTTAATAACATCAACTGAAAAATTATGGCAGACATAACCGCTATTATATTCATTTTCATCTGTTTTATCCCGTTCTACAAAACTTTCGATCACGTTATAGGCTGGGGCGTTTGGAGAAGCAATAGAAGAGGCACACTCGTCAGAAAACTGCCTAAACTGTGCTTCCTTTGCGCAGTTCCAAGCCCGATAATAATAAGTTGTCCCCTTTATTACATTCCTGTCAATAAAACGCTCATCAGATCCCTCATAAACAATAACCCCATCATTCATGTTTTCTGGTGTACTTCCCTCTTTTCTGACAATGTATATTGTATCACTGCCCACTCCATTTTGCCAGTATAATTTAATTTGGTTATTATCATATGATTTAGCATGAAAAGAAACAGGACAATATGGTTTAGTGAGTGCAGAACTTACAGAGTAAGCTTGGGAATATTGAGAAAACCCTCCTGATTTTAGGAAATGCCAAGCCTTATAGTAATATAAATGGCCTGCTCTTCGATTATTATCAGCAAAATATGTCCCAGTGCCATTATATATTACCGTGCCATCATTCATATTTTCGGGCATGCTTCCTTCTTTTCTAATAATGATGGTTTTTTCTCCACCATCTCCATTATCCCAAGACAGTTCTATTTTTGATTCACCATGCGTCTCTGCCATAAACACTTTAGGGGCCTCAGGCTTTGTAAGATTAGCAGCAAATGAAAAATCATCTGAACAACAGGTTATATTCATTTTCGTCACATAGTTCCACGCTTTATAACAGTAGATTTTACCTGCCTCAGGCAATAGATCCGTAAAAGACTCCCCAGTTAGGTTACTGATTATATGACCATCATTCATATTTTCGGGCATGCTTCCTTCTTTTCTGACAATATATGTATATTGATCGTTCTGTCCTTTTTTCCACCTCAATTGAATTTGATTTTCATCAACTGATTGCGCAACAAAGGACTGGGGTGCTTGAGGTTTTGTGAGATTAAAAGCTTGAGCATAGTTATTGGAGCAGCTGTTTTTATCCCCTTTCTCTTTGAAATGCCAGGCCCTGTAACAGTATATTGTTCCTGGTTGTAAATTAGTATCGACTGTGTAATCATCAGTTCCATTATACACGGTTATCCCGCCAGGATCAGATATTGATTCTGGATAAGTTCCTTCTTTCCTTTTAACCAATGTATAAACAATGTAGTTGCCCCGAGAACTATCAGCATCCCATCGTTTTTGCCATTCAAGTCTTATTGAAGAGTTGCTAGCAGTAATTGCTTTCAAACTTATGGGAGCATCATCTGGTTCTTTAAAAAAGGGTAATTCAAAATCGGATAAATGCGGCATTACTAAAAAATAAAATGTCACTCCAAACAAAATGAGCACCCCCGCTATGGCAATTTTTTTCCTTAGATTTTTTGGTCTAGCAATAATTTTATTAGTATGAAACTCACCGCTACTCGTGGAATGTTTTATTTCTTGACAGTGTTGCTCAGAATCGATCTTGACAGCATTTACAATACTGTACCTAAAGAAATCTTTTTTCATTTCAGATATTGATTTAAACTCATCGCAAAGGTGGATCTCAGGCATTCGACAATCTGAGCAAAAATATCTGCTGCAATAAGGACACTTAAAGGGTAATCCTTCAATAGGTTTACCACAATTGTTGCAACGAGTCATCTATAAATATCCAATCTCATTCCTAAATTTAAGCATTACGATTTCCCTAGCAAAAATGAAAATATTTTTTGGTCCTCCAATTAATTATCACAAAATTAGCAACAAACTTATAAGGGAAATTTTACTTCCATAGGGAGAATGAGCGAAGATTACGATTTCAAGGTGGCTGAAAAAAAATGGCAGAAGAAATGGGAGGAGATAAATATTTACCACTTTGACAAAAATAAAGAGCCCGTATATTCAATAGATAATCCGCCGCGATATGCTTCCGGCCCCCTCCATATAGGGCA from Candidatus Thermoplasmatota archaeon harbors:
- a CDS encoding PKD domain-containing protein produces the protein MNGKKFVAMILIILVMSPLVSTISSKKSYTNVAIMPYRADISITGVGVEIMEPEDGTVFHRRNVSLRCMAHACCGDKLTYWEWKWIWDNGSYSDSSTINYKTEFEFWINISLYPGWNKIDVTVKVASGTEGHDNVTLYYDGPVANTNGPYDGRVGKEINFYGSADGGYKPYKWRWDFGDGNESNEQNSSHTYTNTGVYKVILTVTDSMEYNDTSYTVAVIDKREDNFTHTVLAEYGTLSTCPHCPPASSQLYDIYTSGDYNFYYVSLVYDKNHRAGKRLQELNISGVPDVYFDGKYTHVLGKQSDNQPYRNAIATCGTRNVTDIDLDVNVEWKGNAALRINITVKNNGPEGYKGHLRAYIVEPVSRWNDQQGNPYHFGFLGFAFDRSLSLAKNGVKSLGGDTYEFTTTWRGSLHGFSDISEDNIMVITAVFNKETGYVNQIAAAAPAQNENDKQAVVTSVGGGDGYTNITVEEAWELLHCPCNGIQIPIDVRTIKEFVDERINVPSEREKPRWFPVQLMQREGLLLNLFMSLYKGQEIILYCRTGHRSYNAVQILIDNSFDGKIYNMVGGITAWKEAGLPTVKGFMGLLTWDFQDKVVVGIKG
- a CDS encoding SufD family Fe-S cluster assembly protein; this encodes MGLLEAYKFMGGNPSITKAKDVAYLFVSENKILSANAVEGMVLEKESIKEGVDVKLRIKEGCKIGKPIHLCFGVIPKEGIQRINTEIIAEKNSKACLLAHCVFPNAVKVKHLMDARFMIEEGASLRYEEIHWHGNYGGATVIPRARIINYGEINTTFSLLIGRVGKLDIDYSIDAKRESISEMITKVYGKGNDEIKVKEGIVLNGEYARSVIKSRIAVKDNASSEVTNISEGNAPYARGHVDCTEIVQDNAIAKAIPIVNVSNEKAKVTHEAAIGSVDKKQLETLMARGLEEEKAIDTIIKGMLG
- a CDS encoding MoaD/ThiS family protein, producing the protein MKIKVKFFSAHREVVGKKEIEIELKEKTGVNEMLKMLMNDYPKLRKLMDSTILSLNHNRANGTELLKDGDEVALCPPVGGG
- a CDS encoding MoaD/ThiS family protein — translated: MKKAIIFYDGKEREMEFSDSLNGYELIKKIGQTPDNVIIVRNNIPIPIDEEILDGDKIKIIRVSSGG
- a CDS encoding PUA domain-containing protein; the encoded protein is MPLKHRHPVRKKIADDLIREIEANLGCRISYDGIAETADINGIKLLLLGGIASIIFLKDKPFLTLSGISRYKPEKRFVTVDRGAVKFVIGGANIMAPGIIDADESIRKGDIVWVRNEEGTALALGYALMDGIDMVKANKGKAVESLHHIGDELWKLSVELSKS
- a CDS encoding helix-turn-helix domain-containing protein, translating into MMEDYGLSQKEVAEKLGLSSAAISQYLSDKRGKGKMGIINEQILNQIKKSAKRIINGNDVIKEICRICEMLRSKGIESMEVDR
- a CDS encoding fibronectin type III domain-containing protein yields the protein MKKDFFRYSIVNAVKIDSEQHCQEIKHSTSSGEFHTNKIIARPKNLRKKIAIAGVLILFGVTFYFLVMPHLSDFELPFFKEPDDAPISLKAITASNSSIRLEWQKRWDADSSRGNYIVYTLVKRKEGTYPESISDPGGITVYNGTDDYTVDTNLQPGTIYCYRAWHFKEKGDKNSCSNNYAQAFNLTKPQAPQSFVAQSVDENQIQLRWKKGQNDQYTYIVRKEGSMPENMNDGHIISNLTGESFTDLLPEAGKIYCYKAWNYVTKMNITCCSDDFSFAANLTKPEAPKVFMAETHGESKIELSWDNGDGGEKTIIIRKEGSMPENMNDGTVIYNGTGTYFADNNRRAGHLYYYKAWHFLKSGGFSQYSQAYSVSSALTKPYCPVSFHAKSYDNNQIKLYWQNGVGSDTIYIVRKEGSTPENMNDGVIVYEGSDERFIDRNVIKGTTYYYRAWNCAKEAQFRQFSDECASSIASPNAPAYNVIESFVERDKTDENEYNSGYVCHNFSVDVIKNADKENIHAGYVYLDTSPGDHAIVAVNTSDRGLIFLEPQLDVLFTKQKMDDMLANERYHLEKTWQEGNIIYTEYFDIPLYGYEITWDYLYN
- a CDS encoding DUF1858 domain-containing protein, with translation MPEGKITKDTTITEALKFPHAEEVLYKYGIGCMGCPMMVLEKIGDIAIMHRIDLDKLLEELNGAISEGKGRLV
- a CDS encoding ATP-binding cassette domain-containing protein, whose product is MEKNDNKILGIDSIKVERNGKTIIKGLSLSVNRGKIHAVIGPNGSGKSTLAYTIMGIYKPSTGKIFFEGKDITSHLIHERAKMGITLAWQEPARFEGLLVRDYLSIGGNNIERALKMVNLDPRRCLNRAIDDSLSGGERKRIELASIIMMTPKLAILDEPDSGIDFVSLDDLLNVIVSLKKEGITVLLITHREEVARVADEASLICDGYLVKNGSTWEVTKFFRKMCGKCPSGKYLEVKKNGSPRSI
- a CDS encoding HesA/MoeB/ThiF family protein — protein: MLTKRDLERYDRQIVIPNFGREGQEKLKGVSVAVAGVGGLGSAVGIYLAVAGIGRILIIDNDKIKVSNLNRQILYWDEDVGKNKVESAVEKIMKMNSDIKIIGIKEKIGRGNVTDLLKYVDAIVDCMDNFPSRYLLNDASLKLGIPLFHGACEGLEGRATTIIPRKTPCLKCIYPRFPSHKKFPILGAVTGTIGTIQATEVVKFFVGMEPLLTNKLLVYDAQFLTYDLIKIERDPKCPSCGGLNED